The Thermofilaceae archaeon region GATTCCGTGGTTAGAACAGAGTGGTGGGAAGCCGTAGCCACCACTCTGTCCAGAATCAGTCGAGAAAGGGGGTTCGAAACGGATCTGGGCGCGGTATGGCTTGCGTCGCTCGAGCGCAACGAACCTTGGCGCTACCTGCTCATAAGAGCGGCGAGCGAGCTGGCCGAGGGTAGGGAGCCATGGTTCCTTCCGCGTCTTCACCCTGAGGTCAAGAGCTTACTTCTCAGAGTTGGAAGCGCATGGGTGAGTGGGGTCACGAGAATCGACCTCAGCAGTGTTCTGAGGGGTGAAGGAGTTGATGAGCAAGCAACACGCTTCCTGCAAGGCTACGCGGATGCTTTACGGGGGGATAGGTACATGGATCTGAGCGGCGCGGTAGATGCGTGGATCCTTAGCGGTGACATGTACTGGGCTGGTTGGGCTGCAGCTCTTTCCGAAAAACAGGGAGGAGCGGAGGCGCTCGTGAGAGAGATATTCGAATTTGCGGTCAGGAGGCTCAGGCCTCTCTTCGAGGATCAAGCATTGATGCGCTCTGCGGGTGGTTTCCTTGAAAGAGCGTACCGAGAGCTCGCGAACACGCTCGTTAAGGTCGATGAGCGGTTAAGATCGGTTGAGCACTACGGGCTCCTGCCCTCTCCCGGTAAGAGTGTTGCTTTAGCTGCTGAGGCTCATGCTGAGCGAAGGGAGCTCATAGGTCGGTTGGAGGGTTTACATCAGAGCTTGAGCATAGCAATTAAAGCAATAGAAGCTCTCCTAGCTGAATGCTCCGACTTAAAGTTGGCTTTACGCAGGAGCATTCGCTCTGAAAGTGCGGATCTCCTAGATGCGCTTGAGCGGTGGCAGAGAGTTGCAGTTAAAATTATTGGTTACTATGTTAAACTCAGCATTCGGGTGGAGGACAACCTCCGTCTTTTGAGGAGGTGATCGGCATGTACCTACCGGGAGCTTCAGCTATCATCCTCTTCTTCGCGATGATGCTGGCCCTGATTGCGGCTATAGCCGGTAGAACAGTCTTACCTCCCGCTATCCTTGCATTAATACTGGGGGGTTACTACACCTATGCTAAAAGGGTTGAGCTCGTCGAACTGGTTTACGGAGAGAGAAGCCTGCTTCTAGACCCCATCACCGAGGTCAAAGTTAAGAGAGATTTTATACTGCTAAAAACGAGAAGGAGTTACGTATTATCTGCCTTTTTGAAGGTAGATAGTGTAGACCTACCAGAGAGTGATGTGAGATTAGGCGAGATGGCCACTCACTTCGTATCCTCACTGTACCTCCCCTCAGCGACTGTGAATATTGTATCTTCTTCGGTTAACGGTTTGCGTAACTACTACCTTAAGATAAATTTCGTACTGCCGGAATCTGCGGTTGAAGCTCTGAAGAGCGTGCCGCACGTGCTGGCGGAACTACAGCGCCGCTTGCTAGGTTTAGGCGTTCGCACAAGGCCCGTTGAACCCCTCGAAGTCCTTTCCGTGGTCGCCGAATTAAATGAAAGGGATTTCCATCCCACCCTGCCCGTGTTCAGCATACTGATGCTGGGGGCCTTAACGCTCTCCCTCTTGCTCTACCCAGCCCTCGCGCCTTTGGCGCTGATACTCCTGCCAATAATTCCACTGGAGCTGAGGATAGTGAGAGGTGGGCGTTGCCTCGTAGCGCCGAAAACCCTGATACCCGTGAGGTACAGCATCGCGGAAGTACCCGACCAGGCTGGAGCCGCATCCATTGTAAGGAGCTTTGCCAGCGCCTTCACGTGGAGCGATGATTCTCTGCTAGCTCTCCTAGTCCCGGAAGACCTGGCGGCCTTCGAAGCCAGCGTCAAGAGGGCACTTGAAGTGCTTGAAGCAGGTAGAGCGGGAGTCAGCAAGCTAGCTGACGAGTTTAAAGCCCTAAACGTGATCAACATGAACCGCGCTCTTGAGGGAGGGTCCAAACCTTTCTCAGTCGCGATTTTCGTCAGCGGTGATGTGTGGCGCTACGAGCCGCTAGGGCTCGAAAGAGACTTCTCGCTGGCGTCCCTAGTGGGAAGACCACGAACGCTCAAGCGGCTTACCGCTCTAGTAGGCTACCCGCTAAAAGATTCTCAAGTGAAAATCAGCTCCCAGCTCGCTTGGTTAGCCCCCTACACGTTCTTTAGGCCCCGCACGAGGAGGACGCCGAGGGCCATCTACCTGGGTCGGGGCGTTAGGAGGGACGAGGAGGTTTGGCTGGAGCTGGACCTGCTGGAGAACGTGCACGGGCTGATCGTGGGCCCGATGGGCTCCGGCAAGAGCACCACGGCTCGAACCCTCGCGCTGAGGGCGATGGAGAAGGGGATCACCCCGATCATAGTCGACCCCTCGGGGGAGTACAGGGCCTTCGCCGAGAGGTTCGAATTCGAGATACTGGATCTCTGGGATCGACCCTTTAACCCGCTCCTCTGCAGCGCTAGCGACTTTGAGAGAGCACTCACGTACTTAAGCCCGCTCAGCGAGTACGAGGCCCACCTGCTGAGGAGGTGCCTCGCAAGGGGAGTTTCGAGCTTCCAACAGCTAGTGGAGCTTGCGAAGGGTACGAGCCTTGAGTGGAAGCTGGAGAGGCTTCAGGACTACTTCATGGGAGAGGAAATCAGCTTAGAAGATCTCATCTCAGCGGGCAAGCCGTTCGTACTCTGTATGGGTAGCACAGCGAAAGGAAGCTACATGGCAATGCCGGTAGAGGTGCAGAGGGTCGTGTTCGACCTCCTACTATCTCAGCTCCGCGACTGCGCCATAGCTCGCGGCTTGAGTGAGCCGAGGTGGCTGCTCATCGTTGATGAAGGCCACCTTTTCATGCTTCCTCCTCCAGGATACACGGAGCCTCTTATCGTCACGATGGCGAGGATGCTGAGGAAGTTTGGGCTGGCGGTCGTCATGCTCACCCACGAGTGGGGCGACGTGCCCGAGGCGTTCAGAAGGGTCGCGGGCTGGAAGCTCGCTCTCTCCCACAGCGACCCTGACTACGTATCCATGACGCAGGTCTACATGGCCCTAACGCCCATCGAGGTCTCGTGGTTCCAAGCAGGGGTTGTAGGTCGAGCGGTTCTCAGGAGAGGGCATGAGCCCTACAACATACTCGTCGAGATCGAACCAGTCGAGGAGGCGAGAACAGACTGGGCCTCCCGAAAAACCCAAGTGCGCATACCCACAGTTTAACCGTGGCAATCACCAGGATCTGGCGTGTCGATCCATCAAACCCGGAACCCCGGGTGATCGCTGAGGCTGCAGCCCTACTGAGGGAAGGCGGGCTGGTAGCCTTCCCAACGGAGACTGTTTACGGGCTCGGAGCCGATTCGTTCAATAGGGGCGCTGTTAGGAGGATCTACCAAGTCAAAGGGAGACCGCCGGACAATCCTCTCATCGTCCACATTTCGAGCATCGAGCAAATCGCTCGCGTTTCAAGCAGGGCGCCAGAGATCGTGGAAAGGCTTGCAGAGGCTTTCTGGCCAGGCCCGCTAACCGTTGTGATCCCGAAGGCAGATTCTGTACCGGAGGAAGTGACAGCTGGTTTACCGAAGGTTGCTGTGAGGATGCCCGCGCACAAGGTGGCACTCGCGCTCATCAACGACCTCGGCTCACCCATCGCTGCTCCCAGTGCCAACCTCTCCGGCAGACCATCGCCCACATCGCCTACGCATGTCATCAGGGACTTGTACGGGAAGATCGAGGGCATCCTCGACGCCGGCGAGACGCTATACGGAGTGGAGTCCACGATCATCGACCTGACAACCGATCCTCCGACGCTCCTGAGGCCCGGCGCTTTACCCGTCGAGAATGTGGAGAAGGTATTGGGGAAAAGGGTGGTGATCCCCCCGTTCGCCAGAGGGTTGGGGGAGGCTGAGAGAGCTCTCGCGCCTGGGATGCGCTACAGGCACTACGCTCCCCAAGCTACCCTCATCGTGGTCGAGTCCGACGATTACAGCGACCTCGAGAAAATCGCTGAGAAGGTGATTGAAGTCGCCGCGAAACACATCGCAAAGGGGGTACGAGTAGGCATCCTGTGCACCGAAGAAACCATTGATCTCTACTCCCCTTTGAGGGGTCGAGTCAGCCTCAAGTGCCTTGGATCACGGAGAGACCCCTTTACGATAGCGAGGAACCTCTTCAGAACATTGAGGGAGGTCGACGACGAAGGCCTCCAACTCGTAATAGCCGAAGGGGTGGAGGAGAGGGGCCTGGGTCTGACGATCATGAACAGGCTCAGGAAGGCCTCCGGCTTCAACATTGTGAAGGTGTAGCCCCGCCACCGGCACACCGCTTCATTCACGGCCTCGGCCGTGTCCGGGTGTGTGCGCGAGCGGGGCCGGTCGGCCTACCTATCTCTCATCACCCCTCGGGGTAAGGGGAACGCTCCTCATCCCAATCAAGAAAACCTCCACAGGATTTAAGCATTGATTCCAATCGCACGGAGAACTCGGAAAGCGCAGCTGGATGTAGTGCTAAGGCACCCACTCACGCACATTTACGTTTACGGATTGTTTTAGGGAGTTACCGACCTTTGATGTGAAGTCCCAAAGATGTGTGGAAGCACCAATGTATACGCCACGAACCGCTTAGTCCAACGTGAAGGTTCCTACCCCCCTACGCTGGGGCTTCCGGCATCCCATTGGGTGGCATTGGCTGTGGAATAGTCGAGATTAGAGGCGACGAGAGGTTGTACGAGTGGCACATCTTCAATAACAGCCCATGAGCTTAGAGGAAAGTAGATAGGGCATGGGAGTTCATGACGCTGCACGACTTCTTCGCGCTGAGAGTAAGGGAGGGAGAGGATCATTGTAAGGCTGCTGCGCGCGTCCAGAGGTTACGAACTTGAAGGCGATCCTTACGTCATGCCATGGCTCAGGTCGGTCGACGAGGTCGAGTTCAACGGTGAGCAGTCCTTCGCTTTCCTTGAGTACCGGGACGCAGGCCTTCCAGTAAGGTCTCGATTGAAGCCTTCACCCCCTTCATACCGGGTGACGTGGAGGGCTCGGCACTACCTATAGGCCTTTTCGTGCTAAAGCTGAAGAACGAGAGCCGCAGACCGCTTGAGGTCAGCATCTTAGCGGGCATGAAAACGCCCTTCGGAGGAGTGCCGGTGCAGACGAGAGTAAGGGTCATGCGAGAGGAAAGCTGCGCAAGCTTCGAAATGCGGGGAGAGGGGTTGGACGAGAAGTACCGCATGTACAGGGAATCCATCGTGCTGGCGTTTCTTGGCGGGGGCTGCCGGATTTGGATTCGATGGGGGGTGCCAGCCGATGTGACAGGGCTGAGGAGGTGCTGGGTCTAATTCAGGTCAAAGGGGGGCTTGAAGAGTTCGCGAAAGAAAATCGTTCTCGAGGGAGAGTTCTACGTAACGCTGACTGTTGAGATCGCTCTAGCTGCTGGGAAGAACGGGAAATACCGGTGGCGTTGGCTTGGTTCTTCCCGAACTTCATCGATGAGTTCGGGATCCGCTTGAAGCACTACTACGAGAGGAGCTTCAGCTCGGCGTGGGACGTCATTAGATTCGTTCCAAAGAACTTGAAGCGACCCCGTGAATCAGCAAAGCGCTTCCACGATGCACTCTACTCTACAACTGTCGACTATTGGCTGATTGGCCTCAACGCTTCTCAGCTAACAACATTGCAGAAGTGCATATGACTAGCGAAGGAGGGCTCTTCGATGTAGGGCAGGGCTACGCGTGCTGCGGCTATAACACCACTGACGTGGCCTTCTACAGCTCGGTCATGGTGCTCCAGCTCTTCCCAGACCTTGAGAAAAGGCAGATCGAGTACCACGCGAAATGGCTGCTCAAGCCCAAGGATAGAAAGCAAGCGAGTTAAATAGCGGGTTCTGGGCAACGGCCCCTCTTGAAAACTAGAGTGCTGTTTTTAATGCCTCTTCAACTGCCTGATGGGTCGCGAAGACTGCCAGTTGTACCTTCCTTCCCTGAAAGCAGATTAGGCTTCAGCTAGATCTACGAGCGCCCCCTTGTACCAAGCCTTAGTCTCTTCTCCACGGTAAGAGCACAAATGAGGGAACTCCATCAATTAATTTTAAGCACTGTCACTTGGATTCTGTTACCAGCTTGATCTGATCTCTATAGCAGCGGAGCACGCTCGAACTGAGCCGAAAAGCGAATGAGCTTAATCCTACCGCTTAGCGGTTTTCGGCACAGTCCAGCTTGGAGCGGTGATTTAATCCGGCCGAGGCACTATAAACCGATAGGAGACGATTAACAGCTCGCGCGACGCGCTAGCTGCGGCAGCCGTGGTGCAAGGCTAGGCCAAGGAGGGCTTTCCCCGGAGACGTAGAGACTGTGACCGCGTTTCAATCGAAAATTTTTTAATCCGAGCCTCGCTGAAAAGCCTTCCTCTGGGAAGGAGGATTCGAGGTGGGATAGGGGAGGAGGGGTGAAAGGAGCTCGAGGCGAGAAAAGTGGTCTACGCAGGGAAGTGGGGCTTTTCGGGGCGTTTAGCATCGGCTACGCGGATGTAGGAGCTGACATCTACATCACGTTGGGTCTCATAGTTCTTTACGCTGCGGGCGCTGCACCTCTCGCTCTAGCGCTAGCAGCTGTGGTTTATGTGCTTACCGGGTTGACGTACGCTAAGCTCAGCCGGGTATACCCAGTGGCGGGGGGCGCCCAGTACTACGCGTACGCGAGGTTTGGGCCTCTGCACGGCTTCCTCGCAGGCTGGGGGCTCCTGCTGGATTACATTGTTGATATCGCGCTCTTCGCTCTAGCCTCTGTGGGCTACCTCGGCTTCCTCGTCAAACTGGCAACCGGGAGCAGCTTCCTTCTGGAGAACCCGAGTTACGCTCTCGCGGCTTGCGCCCTGACAGTTTTTCTCGTCGGACTCAACCTCTTCGGCGTAAAAGCATCAAGTAGGTTCAACGAGTTCATAGTGGCGGCAGACCTCCTGGCGGAATTCCTGGTCATCGGTGTAGGTGGCTTCCTCCTCGCCATGAGCGGGTCTCTAAAACTGCGGCTACCGGCCATCGGCAGCGAAGTCTCCACGAGTAACTTCCTCTACGCGACAACCGTAGCGATGGCGTCTTACGTTGGGGTTGAAGCTACCTCGCAAGTCGCAGAGGAGGTGAGAAACCCAGAGAAGGACGTTCCAAGAGCTATCCTCCTCACTGTGGCCACCACTGTGCTCGTAGCTCTCATAGCGTCTACACTCTTCTCCTCGCTAGGGAACCTAAGCGAGGAGGATGTCCTGTACCCCTTCTCAACCCTGGCGAGATCCATACCTGTCCTCGGGCCCTACCTGGCTGTTCTGACGGGGTTGATGGGGTTCCTCCTCAGCGCGGCATCCGCGAACGCGGGCGTGATCGGAGTTTCGAGAGTAGTATTCTCCATGAGCAGGACGAACCTTCTGCCGAAAGTTCTGCAGAGAGTGAACTCTAGAGGCGCGCCGGACGCAGCGCTAGCGGTTTCCGGCGCTGTCGCGGCAAGCCTCCTCCTGACCCACGCTCTTCTCCCGAGCGTGCACCTCCTTGAAGTTGTCGCTTCGCTCTACAACTTCGGCGCGCTCATTGCGTACATGTACGCGCACCTCGCCCTCACGTCGCTGAACTGGAAAACCGAGCCCCGCTTCAGAATCAAGCCTGTGCTGCAGCCCATAGTGGGTCTAGCGGCGTGCGCTGTGATGTGGGTCCTCCT contains the following coding sequences:
- a CDS encoding DUF87 domain-containing protein is translated as MYLPGASAIILFFAMMLALIAAIAGRTVLPPAILALILGGYYTYAKRVELVELVYGERSLLLDPITEVKVKRDFILLKTRRSYVLSAFLKVDSVDLPESDVRLGEMATHFVSSLYLPSATVNIVSSSVNGLRNYYLKINFVLPESAVEALKSVPHVLAELQRRLLGLGVRTRPVEPLEVLSVVAELNERDFHPTLPVFSILMLGALTLSLLLYPALAPLALILLPIIPLELRIVRGGRCLVAPKTLIPVRYSIAEVPDQAGAASIVRSFASAFTWSDDSLLALLVPEDLAAFEASVKRALEVLEAGRAGVSKLADEFKALNVINMNRALEGGSKPFSVAIFVSGDVWRYEPLGLERDFSLASLVGRPRTLKRLTALVGYPLKDSQVKISSQLAWLAPYTFFRPRTRRTPRAIYLGRGVRRDEEVWLELDLLENVHGLIVGPMGSGKSTTARTLALRAMEKGITPIIVDPSGEYRAFAERFEFEILDLWDRPFNPLLCSASDFERALTYLSPLSEYEAHLLRRCLARGVSSFQQLVELAKGTSLEWKLERLQDYFMGEEISLEDLISAGKPFVLCMGSTAKGSYMAMPVEVQRVVFDLLLSQLRDCAIARGLSEPRWLLIVDEGHLFMLPPPGYTEPLIVTMARMLRKFGLAVVMLTHEWGDVPEAFRRVAGWKLALSHSDPDYVSMTQVYMALTPIEVSWFQAGVVGRAVLRRGHEPYNILVEIEPVEEARTDWASRKTQVRIPTV
- a CDS encoding L-threonylcarbamoyladenylate synthase, which encodes MAITRIWRVDPSNPEPRVIAEAAALLREGGLVAFPTETVYGLGADSFNRGAVRRIYQVKGRPPDNPLIVHISSIEQIARVSSRAPEIVERLAEAFWPGPLTVVIPKADSVPEEVTAGLPKVAVRMPAHKVALALINDLGSPIAAPSANLSGRPSPTSPTHVIRDLYGKIEGILDAGETLYGVESTIIDLTTDPPTLLRPGALPVENVEKVLGKRVVIPPFARGLGEAERALAPGMRYRHYAPQATLIVVESDDYSDLEKIAEKVIEVAAKHIAKGVRVGILCTEETIDLYSPLRGRVSLKCLGSRRDPFTIARNLFRTLREVDDEGLQLVIAEGVEERGLGLTIMNRLRKASGFNIVKV
- a CDS encoding APC family permease, giving the protein MKGARGEKSGLRREVGLFGAFSIGYADVGADIYITLGLIVLYAAGAAPLALALAAVVYVLTGLTYAKLSRVYPVAGGAQYYAYARFGPLHGFLAGWGLLLDYIVDIALFALASVGYLGFLVKLATGSSFLLENPSYALAACALTVFLVGLNLFGVKASSRFNEFIVAADLLAEFLVIGVGGFLLAMSGSLKLRLPAIGSEVSTSNFLYATTVAMASYVGVEATSQVAEEVRNPEKDVPRAILLTVATTVLVALIASTLFSSLGNLSEEDVLYPFSTLARSIPVLGPYLAVLTGLMGFLLSAASANAGVIGVSRVVFSMSRTNLLPKVLQRVNSRGAPDAALAVSGAVAASLLLTHALLPSVHLLEVVASLYNFGALIAYMYAHLALTSLNWKTEPRFRIKPVLQPIVGLAACAVMWVLLFILHGEGRLLVALWIIAGIVMFLFSTRKSWYPAGRGRER